A stretch of the Sulfolobus acidocaldarius SUSAZ genome encodes the following:
- a CDS encoding aspartate kinase, which produces MKVIKIGGSIQKDEKDYELIADKISKYSDENRTLIVTSAIKGVTDQLTSVINETDKAVDKVTEIYDKHIKLLSKLVDGIEFEKAFRDISRLVDELYRIAWSIRVLDEATPRVKDYILSFGERLAVILLSSFLRTRRFSVNNLIEPPIVTDENYSEANVLLEDSKELLSKKLEESQQKIVVLPGFIGKSKNNRYTTIGRGGSDYTATLIGKLVDAKEVRLVTEVPGIMTADPRKISNSVTIQRLSLEEAIELSQLGAKKLHPRTFDPLFDANMKVIIEGLYEEGCTIIEGLCTSKDGLKGITTKEGLSLITIESTRIVGKIGSASTITSEAKNANVNIIALSQPASETTIQFVVDQKDQKKFVERLSQLSGLIKNIELSEVGAVSIVGCGLRNKEISSKVLSKASSYNPIFVSRGLKGVSITFIVDKKELDSISKELHEVVVNWSIN; this is translated from the coding sequence ATAAAAGTAATAAAAATTGGTGGTTCAATCCAGAAGGACGAAAAAGATTATGAATTGATAGCTGACAAAATCTCCAAATACAGTGACGAGAACAGAACCCTAATTGTAACTTCAGCAATTAAGGGAGTTACAGATCAACTTACTTCAGTAATAAATGAGACTGATAAAGCAGTTGATAAGGTCACAGAAATATATGATAAACACATAAAACTCTTGTCAAAGCTAGTTGATGGAATTGAATTTGAAAAGGCATTTAGAGATATATCAAGGCTGGTAGACGAATTATATAGAATAGCATGGTCAATAAGGGTATTAGATGAAGCCACACCTAGGGTAAAAGATTATATTCTATCTTTCGGAGAAAGATTAGCAGTAATTCTTCTATCTTCATTTTTAAGAACCAGAAGGTTTAGCGTAAATAACTTAATAGAACCGCCAATAGTTACCGACGAGAATTATAGTGAGGCAAATGTGTTATTAGAAGACTCTAAGGAGTTATTGTCTAAAAAATTGGAAGAAAGTCAACAAAAAATAGTTGTGTTACCTGGCTTTATAGGTAAAAGTAAGAATAACAGATATACTACGATTGGTAGAGGAGGAAGCGACTATACGGCAACATTGATTGGAAAGCTAGTAGATGCAAAGGAAGTAAGATTGGTTACAGAAGTTCCAGGGATAATGACTGCAGATCCTAGAAAAATTAGTAATTCAGTAACTATACAAAGATTATCATTGGAAGAGGCAATAGAATTATCACAGCTGGGTGCTAAGAAACTACATCCTAGAACATTTGATCCTCTTTTTGATGCTAACATGAAAGTAATTATTGAAGGACTTTATGAAGAAGGATGTACTATTATAGAAGGGTTATGCACAAGTAAAGATGGATTAAAGGGAATTACAACTAAAGAAGGCTTAAGTCTTATAACTATTGAAAGTACCAGAATAGTAGGAAAAATAGGTTCTGCATCAACAATAACATCAGAAGCCAAAAATGCAAACGTAAACATTATAGCTCTTTCCCAGCCTGCTTCTGAAACCACTATACAATTTGTAGTTGATCAGAAGGATCAGAAAAAATTCGTAGAAAGACTTAGTCAATTATCAGGTTTAATTAAGAATATAGAACTATCTGAGGTAGGTGCAGTAAGCATAGTGGGGTGTGGGTTAAGAAATAAAGAAATTTCGAGTAAAGTGTTGTCAAAAGCATCATCATATAATCCAATATTTGTATCAAGAGGTTTGAAAGGAGTAAGTATAACATTTATAGTAGACAAAAAAGAATTAGATAGCATTTCAAAAGAACTTCATGAGGTGGTAGTAAATTGGTCGATAAATTAA
- a CDS encoding aspartate-semialdehyde dehydrogenase yields MVDKLKVSLLGSTGMVGQKMVKILASHPYLELVKVSASPNKVGKRYQDSVKWIETGDIPENIRNLPVVSTSYEDHKDVDVVLSALPNDIAEGAELELVKNGKIVISNASPYRMDSDVPLINPEVNWEHLELLKAQQQRKGWKGFLIKNPNCTAAILSMPIKPLLEIATKSKILITTLQSVSGAGYNGLSFMAMDGNVIPYIKGEEDKIAKELTKLNGKVINQKLELANLDVTATTIRVPIKVGHMGVINLITDQKVSIEEIKYALKNFKSLPQQKRLPTAPKTPLIIREEEDRPQPMIDVIAENGMAVSVGRVRYENNVLRLVILGDNLIRGAAGITVLTVELMKELGYI; encoded by the coding sequence TTGGTCGATAAATTAAAAGTGTCACTACTTGGCTCGACTGGAATGGTAGGACAAAAGATGGTAAAAATACTTGCAAGCCATCCTTACTTAGAGTTAGTTAAAGTAAGTGCCTCGCCTAACAAAGTTGGTAAAAGATATCAAGATTCTGTAAAGTGGATAGAAACAGGCGATATACCAGAAAACATAAGGAATCTTCCAGTTGTCTCAACTAGTTATGAAGATCACAAAGACGTAGATGTAGTATTATCTGCATTACCAAATGATATAGCTGAAGGAGCAGAGCTGGAATTGGTTAAAAACGGAAAGATAGTTATATCTAACGCAAGCCCCTATAGAATGGATTCAGACGTGCCTCTCATTAACCCAGAAGTTAATTGGGAACATCTAGAACTTCTTAAAGCACAACAACAGAGAAAAGGATGGAAGGGATTTTTAATTAAAAACCCAAACTGCACCGCAGCAATTCTATCAATGCCCATAAAGCCACTACTAGAAATAGCAACAAAATCTAAGATTTTAATCACAACTTTGCAGTCTGTAAGTGGTGCTGGATATAATGGCTTATCCTTTATGGCAATGGATGGAAACGTGATTCCTTATATTAAAGGGGAGGAGGATAAAATAGCCAAAGAGTTAACTAAACTGAACGGCAAAGTAATTAACCAAAAGTTAGAACTAGCAAATTTAGACGTTACAGCGACCACCATAAGAGTTCCAATAAAGGTCGGTCACATGGGTGTCATAAACCTAATTACAGATCAAAAAGTTAGTATTGAGGAAATTAAGTATGCTCTTAAAAATTTCAAATCTTTACCACAACAAAAAAGACTCCCTACTGCTCCAAAAACACCATTAATAATAAGAGAAGAAGAGGATAGACCCCAACCTATGATAGATGTGATAGCAGAAAATGGTATGGCAGTTTCAGTAGGTAGAGTGAGATATGAAAATAACGTGTTAAGGCTGGTTATTCTAGGTGACAACTTAATAAGAGGAGCAGCAGGGATTACAGTATTAACAGTTGAGCTTATGAAAGAGCTGGGCTATATATGA
- a CDS encoding threonine synthase, producing MKCLDCGYELSELRQDIITCPSCGGLLEIKIEFPSEFDLRKLKGRGVWRYKDVIAGEYDKIVTLDEGNTPLIKSRKYGQTYFKFEGANPTGSFKDRGMTVAISSALSLNYKIVVAASTGNTAASAAAYSSRAGLKSFIVLPKGKVALGKLAQSILYGTVIIEVDGSFDIAMNSVMKLYRDHKIVYPLNSFNPWRLEGQKTIAYEIVEDIGVPDNVIVPVGNAGNIYAIWKGFNELLEEGLIDKVPRMIGIQAEGAAPIAKALEKGLEQPEFVDSPDTIASAIRIGKPVNWKKAIKAMKSSKGFAVYVSDNEIITAQQELARREGVGAEPASAAAYAGYLKLLSSKKIEENEKSVVILTGHALKDPDIMIKAETKRILVNPEHIDQVILGDQI from the coding sequence ATGAAATGTTTAGACTGTGGGTATGAGTTAAGTGAATTAAGACAAGACATAATAACTTGCCCCTCATGTGGAGGATTATTAGAGATAAAAATTGAGTTCCCTAGTGAGTTTGACCTTAGAAAATTAAAGGGAAGAGGAGTATGGAGATATAAAGATGTTATAGCAGGGGAATATGATAAAATTGTAACCTTAGATGAGGGCAATACACCCTTAATAAAATCCAGAAAATACGGTCAGACATATTTCAAGTTTGAAGGAGCAAATCCCACAGGAAGTTTTAAAGATAGAGGAATGACAGTAGCGATTAGTTCTGCATTATCTCTAAATTATAAAATAGTTGTTGCGGCTTCTACAGGAAATACTGCAGCATCAGCAGCCGCCTATTCAAGCAGAGCGGGTTTAAAGAGTTTCATAGTTTTACCTAAAGGAAAAGTAGCATTAGGAAAGTTAGCACAGTCTATATTGTATGGTACTGTAATAATAGAAGTTGACGGAAGCTTCGATATAGCAATGAATAGTGTTATGAAACTTTATAGAGACCACAAAATAGTTTACCCACTAAACTCGTTTAATCCCTGGAGATTAGAAGGTCAAAAAACTATAGCATATGAGATAGTGGAAGACATAGGAGTCCCTGATAATGTAATAGTACCAGTAGGGAATGCTGGAAATATTTATGCGATATGGAAAGGATTTAATGAACTCCTAGAAGAAGGCTTAATAGATAAAGTTCCTAGAATGATAGGAATACAAGCGGAAGGTGCGGCCCCAATAGCTAAGGCACTAGAAAAAGGACTTGAGCAACCAGAATTCGTAGACTCCCCTGATACGATAGCTTCAGCAATAAGAATAGGTAAACCGGTTAATTGGAAAAAAGCCATAAAAGCAATGAAGTCAAGTAAAGGATTCGCAGTGTATGTATCTGATAACGAGATTATAACTGCTCAACAAGAATTGGCTAGAAGAGAGGGAGTAGGGGCTGAACCTGCATCTGCTGCAGCATATGCTGGATATTTGAAGCTCTTGTCATCAAAGAAGATAGAAGAAAATGAGAAAAGCGTTGTAATTCTAACAGGACATGCCCTAAAAGATCCGGATATAATGATAAAAGCAGAAACTAAACGTATTCTGGTGAATCCTGAACATATAGATCAAGTTATTTTAGGTGATCAAATATGA